In Nymphaea colorata isolate Beijing-Zhang1983 chromosome 3, ASM883128v2, whole genome shotgun sequence, a genomic segment contains:
- the LOC116250342 gene encoding uncharacterized protein LOC116250342: MTTPDSPPSPARRPPSPLLPPPLPPHLRHQNQQHHHLQQQQEEDQRQEQSQNLLDHRQDQAHQHPQQDHQRQPVRKQQQQRRRPPPALPPPPPPPLPPAPARLPLLPPPRRTNPIVWCIAVFCLILAVVIVISAVFTLVLFLAIRPRLPSIDIPSATLDSLYLDSPNLLNGDLTLVLNISNANHRIDIRFELLVVELYLGGTMVATQMIEPFRAYKEGWRAGSLHFLTSQVGLGSAEVALVGQMVQTERISTDVSHSEKVGKEVLSAPDV; the protein is encoded by the exons ATGACAACCCCGGATTCACCACCCTCTCCAGCGAGACGACCGCCTTCTCCATTACTACCACCGCCACTGCCACCGCACCTCCGCCACCAGAATCAACAGCACCACCAcctgcagcagcagcaagaagAAGACCAACGGCAAGAGCAAAGCCAAAACCTCCTCGATCACCGACAAGATCAAGCGCACCAACATCCCCAGCAAGATCACCAACGGCAACCCGTCagaaagcagcagcagcagcgccGCCGCCCTCCGCCCGCACTACCCCCACCGCCCCCACCACCATTACCCCCAGCGCCGGCGAGGCTCCCCCTCCTCCCTCCGCCCCGGCGCACTAACCCCATCGTCTGGTGCATAGCGGTGTTCTGCCTCATCCTCGCCGTCGTCATCGTCATATCCGCCGTCTTCACCCTCGTCCTCTTCCTCGCCATCCGCCCCCGGCTTCCATCCATCGACATCCCCTCCGCCACCCTCGACAGCCTCTATCTCGACTCACCCAACCTCCTCAACGGCGACCTCACCCTCGTCCTCAACATCTCCAACGCCAACCATCGGATCGACATCCGCTTCGAGCTGCTCGTCGTCGAACTCTACCTTGGGGGCACCATGGTGGCGACGCAGATGATCGAGCCGTTCCGGGCCTACAAGGAAGGGTGGAGGGCCGGCTCCCTCCACTTCCTGACGAGCCAAGTGGGGCTGGGCTCGGCGGAGGTGGCCCTGGTCGGCCAGATGGTGCAGACGGAAAGGATCAG TACAGATGTTTCCCACTCAGAAAAAGTTGGGAAAGAGGTTTTGAGTGCTCCAGATGTATAG
- the LOC116251326 gene encoding eukaryotic translation initiation factor 5A-like, with protein MSDEEHHFESKADAGASKTYPQQAGTIRKNGYIVIKNRPCKVVEVSTSKTGKHGHAKCHFVGIDIFNGKKLEDIVPSSHNCDVPHVNRTDYQLIDISEDGFVSLLTDSGSTKDDLRLPTDESLLAQIKDGFGEGKDLVVTVMTAMGEEQICALKDIGPK; from the exons aTGTCGGACGAGGAGCATCACTTCGAGTCGAAGGCGGACGCTGGGGCGTCGAAGACTTATCCTCAGCAGGCTGGCACCATCCGCAAGAACGGGTACATCGTGATTAAGAATCGCCCTTGcaag GTTGTGGAAGTTTCGACCTCTAAGACTGGCAAGCACGGCCATGCCAAATGTCACTTTGTGGGGATTGATATTTTCAATGGAAAGAAGCTCGAAGATATCGTTCCTTCTTCCCATAACTGTGAT GTTCCCCATGTGAATCGTACGGATTATCAACTGATTGACATTTCTGAAGATGGATTT GTGAGCCTTCTGACTGACAGCGGAAGCACGAAGGATGATCTTAGACTCCCCACTGATGAGAGTCTGCTTGCCCAG ATCAAAGATGGATTTGGTGAAGGCAAGGACCTGGTTGTGACTGTTATGACTGCTATGGGTGAGGAACAAATCTGTGCTCTCAAGGACATTGGGCCAAAGTAG